The following coding sequences are from one Streptomyces venezuelae window:
- the glpR gene encoding gephyrin-like molybdotransferase receptor GlpR has protein sequence MSSSGLIYAVIVGAWAAYLVPMWLRRQDELNEARPTERFSTAIRLLSGRAGMERRYAKDLQARSPEEGESLDDPDGITGSVDVRSFVAPLTECGPEREREPAREPERERAPLREREPAHEREPVRQRKREPAPATGAPSRGTPAQRAASAEAAARARRTKVLARRRRTTVLLFLAFTIGTIVAAVGGLAFLWAPAVPAVLLSAYIVYLRGQERRRFTYTMDRRRAEVAAQRLRERQPRRRPAEPTADEAADEGPASGTETGLSALAADRRALVEQTDHAEWVDQQRERQRGPGRGDSWDPVPVPLPTYVTAPVAPRATGSVDLGAPDAWSATRSSTAEPTAAPAAEREAGPGDIDAADGPDAAGGRSDKRRAASARRARERGRTPLFDQYEDGDRPRAANE, from the coding sequence GTGAGCAGCAGCGGCCTCATCTACGCAGTCATCGTCGGGGCCTGGGCCGCCTACTTGGTGCCGATGTGGCTCCGTAGGCAGGACGAGCTGAACGAAGCCCGTCCGACGGAACGCTTCAGCACCGCCATCCGGCTGCTGTCCGGACGGGCGGGGATGGAGCGCCGATACGCCAAGGACCTGCAAGCGCGCTCGCCCGAGGAAGGGGAGTCGCTCGACGACCCGGACGGCATCACCGGCTCGGTGGACGTCCGGTCCTTCGTCGCGCCCCTGACCGAGTGCGGGCCCGAACGGGAGCGAGAACCCGCGCGAGAACCCGAACGCGAGCGCGCGCCCCTGCGTGAGCGGGAGCCCGCGCATGAGCGGGAGCCCGTACGGCAGCGGAAGCGGGAACCCGCGCCCGCGACCGGCGCACCGTCCCGCGGGACACCCGCGCAGCGCGCCGCGTCGGCCGAGGCCGCCGCACGCGCCCGGCGCACCAAGGTGCTCGCCCGGCGCCGCCGTACGACGGTTCTCCTTTTCCTCGCCTTCACCATCGGCACGATCGTCGCCGCGGTCGGTGGGCTCGCGTTCCTGTGGGCGCCCGCCGTGCCCGCCGTGCTTCTGAGCGCGTACATCGTCTACCTGCGCGGCCAGGAACGGCGCCGCTTCACGTACACGATGGACCGGCGCAGGGCCGAGGTCGCGGCGCAGCGGCTGCGTGAGCGGCAGCCCCGGCGCAGGCCCGCGGAGCCGACGGCCGACGAGGCGGCGGACGAGGGCCCGGCGTCCGGGACGGAGACCGGACTCTCGGCGCTCGCCGCGGACCGCCGTGCTCTCGTCGAGCAGACCGACCACGCCGAGTGGGTCGACCAGCAGCGCGAGCGGCAGCGCGGCCCCGGCCGCGGCGACAGCTGGGACCCGGTCCCGGTTCCGCTGCCGACGTACGTGACCGCGCCGGTCGCCCCGCGCGCCACCGGCAGCGTCGACCTGGGCGCGCCCGACGCGTGGAGCGCGACCCGCTCCAGCACGGCGGAGCCGACCGCCGCGCCCGCCGCCGAACGTGAGGCGGGTCCCGGCGACATCGACGCGGCCGACGGTCCCGACGCCGCGGGCGGCCGCAGTGACAAGCGCCGGGCGGCGTCCGCGCGGCGGGCCCGCGAGCGCGGCCGCACGCCGCTCTTCGACCAGTACGAGGACGGCGACCGGCCGCGCGCGGCGAACGAGTGA
- a CDS encoding GNAT family N-acetyltransferase, whose protein sequence is MNGSSWPVELTDGDIALRPIKMRDQRAWREVNRRNRDWLRPWEATIPPPTPTGPIVHRPTYRQMVRHLRAEANAGRMLPFVIEYQGRLVGQLTVAGITWGSMCSGHVGYWVDRSVAGRGVMPTAVALAVDHCFRSVGLHRIEVCIRPENTPSRRVVEKLGFREEGLRPRYLHIDGAWRDHLVFALTTEEVPEGLLRRWHEARPRKTA, encoded by the coding sequence CTGAACGGCTCCTCCTGGCCCGTCGAGCTGACGGACGGCGACATCGCCCTCCGTCCCATAAAGATGCGTGACCAGCGGGCCTGGCGCGAGGTCAACCGGCGCAACCGGGACTGGCTGCGCCCCTGGGAGGCCACGATCCCGCCGCCCACCCCGACCGGCCCGATCGTGCACCGTCCCACCTACCGGCAGATGGTCCGTCACCTGCGCGCCGAGGCCAACGCGGGCCGGATGCTGCCCTTCGTCATCGAGTACCAGGGCCGCCTCGTCGGCCAGCTGACCGTCGCCGGGATCACCTGGGGCTCGATGTGCTCGGGCCACGTCGGCTACTGGGTCGACCGGTCCGTCGCGGGCCGCGGGGTCATGCCGACCGCCGTCGCGCTCGCCGTCGACCACTGCTTCCGCTCGGTCGGGCTGCACCGTATCGAGGTCTGCATTCGCCCCGAGAACACACCGAGCCGACGGGTCGTGGAGAAACTCGGATTCCGCGAGGAGGGACTTCGCCCGCGGTATCTGCACATTGACGGAGCGTGGCGCGATCACCTCGTCTTCGCGCTCACGACCGAAGAGGTTCCGGAAGGTCTGCTGCGCCGCTGGCACGAGGCACGACCTCGCAAGACGGCGTAG